The window AACTCTTGAGAGAGTTGAATTGCAAGAAACAAATAATTCTACCATGGCTTGGCAACAGTTCTTTTTTGCAGGTCAGAAATTCAGAAAGGTCTCTTAATGCATAATCTATTTTTCTTGTCTGGGAATTTCTCTAAAACATGTTTTTTGAAAGCATGGCCCCACCTCGTTTTGATTTTGTAGAGATTAACGTGAAATGGGCAGCTCGTGGAAATTAGGCATAAGCGAAGGGTGGAGTGTTCTTTGGGACCATCATGGAAGATTTTTATTTGGTTTCGCCCAGTCTTCATGCCTTCTAAATGAATATGGTTGTTGATGGTTTGCAGTATTGCAAGTCTCCTAATATTTCTCAGATTGTTGTTAAGAGTTACCTCGTTGATGAACCAAACTCTTAATATTTGGTCCTACTAGCATTGAGGGTATAAATTTCAACAGCTAGACattaaaaacctaaaaacaaTAAACCAAAAAAGTTCATGCTTCTCATTTGGAACCGTTATCAACATCTTGGGAAGGAAGTTGTGGATGAAAAAGTCTCAATTACTTACGGCAAGAGATTTTCTAAGCCAAGAAAAAGAAAGGATGCCATTAGGAGTGGGGGAAGAAGCAGGTAAAATCCAAGCTGGTATGTTCACATGAATAAATTCAAGAAACCAattaagaagcaagcagattttTTAAATTCTACACAAGTACACCCTTATATCTTGAAAGTCTTTAATGCCTCCTGAAATCTCATGGGCCCCGTACCCCTAAAaactaattagttgggataaaacGTTTCTTTGGTGGAAGAAGCATATATTCCACATTAGAAATACCTTCTACCAAGAGCCAAAAAACTGTTGCACCAAGAAAATGAAATGCTCTGAGGTGTAAATTCCCAAGGAAATAAAAAACGGTGAGAAAGCAATGCAACCCTGCACTACTTAATGGAAGAAGAGCCATAAGGATACGTTTGCACCTCTCCCCCAGAGAATCGTTTCCACACAggataaaaacagaaaaaaacaAATTCACGGAAAAGATACATGCCCTAATCCCTAACGGTGCACTAGGACGCTCCTAGTACTGAAAATCATGAAGGGCCTGCATAAGTCGCAATTTAAAAGCGAAAATCAGTTTGCCCCATGGGCAAAATTAACTATCTTTGCCCTTTGAAAAATTAATttacatttttctcaaaattttcaaaaatagccCTATGTGACTTCAGATCTCAACCATAGTTTCTTCATCTTTTGAATGCTTTTAATCATGCTAGGGTATGGAATGATACAACGAGAATCTCACCTTGAACAAGTTGAATTTTATGACATTGTTAGAATTATAGTCAATCATAACCATTTGTTTTTCCAAGTGGGGGCTCATTACTGCTGAAAGGACGGGACTGATTTCATTGGAAAAATTGGTGAGAAGACACATAATAAAAGTCTAAATTTCCACCAGTTTTCCTAGAAATGTTTTTCGAACCGTAATCAATTTTGTccattcaatttaaaaaaaattccaaacagACAGAAAAATGCAAAATGGGGCCAGCACCAACAAAAACAATGTTCAATTCACCAAATGAAACAGGTAGGGCTCTGCAAGTTGCATTCAGCTAGAAACACATGCGTATTGTCAGCTGACTAAAAAAACCATAACAAATTCACCCACTGAAACAGGTTGAGCCCTCAAGGGTTTTGCATCACGCCATATGAATTCAGCATCTAGAGTAGAAAAGATGCGAGGAAAATGCTACGATAATCAAGTAGAGCTGGACACGAACTGAGCTAGTTCGGTTAACTCGCCCAGCTAGGCTCGAAAGCTGGACTCAGGCCGAgcagagctgatttttttagctcagaAGAATTTAGAGCCAAGCTCGAGCTGGCCCAAGCTCAACTCAAggaatggcccaaattcaactcgactcagctccatttaaaaataaaaacaacttcTGGAtattctatataaacccatcaGCAAAAAAATTATGAAGTCAATGAAAAAGAACCAAATTCATGGAACATGTCCATAGTAACTGCAAATTCAGCTCACCAAAAAACTCGATACTAAAACGGAAGAAGGCTTAATTAACTAAATTTCTAAAAGTTCTAGAAGAAATGGATGGAGGTCATTAGTAGTAAAACAGTGGAAATCATGAACAATTCCTTGATTTTTGGAAATATTGAAGAAAGCCATCAATCCAAAACAAGTAAACAAAACCCAAATCACAATCAAGATTATTCATTCAAACGGCATTAGATTTCTTGGAGAAACAGGTATAGAATAACACAATCACAATCCCCATTTTGCTATTTATAAAACAAATTCTCACAAATCAAAGCACATCGAGACCCAATCATCCAAAAAAGTAATACAGACTGCTAGAATTCTAGGAAATGCAAACAACTAAAAAAAAGACCTGTTTTTTCAGAAAACCAAAAAAATCAATTCAACACCCAAAAATCATTCAAATGCAAGATGCAAATTACTAAAAGCCCTACCTTCCTAACAAACCAGAAGAATCCCATCAAACCCaacaaaacaaaacccaaaacccaTTTCAACATAATAGAAACAAATTCAcatcaatttcttttaaaaaatgaaaaaaagctaatccaagaaaaacccaaaaatccatTTCAGAAATGCAAAAACCCAATCATTTAAATGGAGATTGAAATCAATACAAGCTCCAAAAACAAAGAACAAGCTTGAAAAAGAAAACTTACCCATTTCAGAAAATGGAAAATCAAGGCCACACAACAAGACCCAATCATtgaaatggaaagaaaaaagaaatcaacttgaacttggctagagctggcccaagctgctgaccgaaccaatcCGAGCTGGCCAATATGGTTCGAGGACCGAGCCAGGCAGAGCTGAGGTAGGTTGCTGGCCAAACCAAGCCAAGCTCAATTCAGTTTGGCTCGGTGTCCAGCTCTATCAGTTCAAGTATATAACAGATATTCATCAGTAGGAGGGTCATATAATAATGGGGAAAAGGATGATGCAAAAATCAAGCAAATTAATGTCAATAAGCATAAACTCAGAAATGTTGGCTCATGGCAAGATGCTCGTTGACTGAATGGAAAATCAGCCTACATGCAGCGCCAAAGACATGAAAATTATAATTTAGGCAACAGGGAAAAAGAGGAAAACCAATGAAGAAACTGGTTGCCTCGGCAAAGCTGCCATTGTATTAACAGCATTTTAGCATTTAAACCAACTCAAACCAGTACgatatttctattattttaatgcaAATTTTGAACATCTAATGTATTAATAGAATATTGAGGGCCATATATTCATGGGAAAAGAATGATGCCAAATCAAGCAAATTGATGTCAATAAGCATAAGCTCAGACAGAAATGTTGGCTCATGGAAAGATGCCCGTTGATAGAATGGAAAAAATCAATCAACATGCATTGTATTAACAGCATTTTAGCATTTAAACCAACCCAAATCAGTACgatatttctattattttaatgcaAATTTTGAACCTCTAATGTATTAATACAATATTGAGGGTCATATATTCATGGGAAAAGAATGATGCCAAATCAAGCAAATTGATGTCAATAAGCATAAGCTCAGACAGAAATGTTGGCTCATGGCAAGATGCTCGTTGATAGAATAGAAAAATCAATCAACATGCAGCGCCTAAGACATGACAATCGTAATTTAGGCAACAGGGAAAAAGAGGGAAACCAACAAAGAATCTGGTAACCTCGGCAAAGTTGCCATTGTTGTATCAACAACATTTTAGCATTTAAGCCATCTTAAATTAGTACATTATTTCTATTGCATTAATGCAAAGATCAATTTCCAGAACCAAATTGATCAACAATTCCTGAAGTAGCATGCATGTATGCTAATAAAATGTCATAGACTGCTAACATATAGAAGAGGCCAACAACAACAAgcaagacaaaaaataaaaaacaagttaATATCCTTCACCATCATGTCTTAAACCACacttaaaatttctaaaatataaaaaCCAATAAAGAAAAGCTTATGCCATAGAGACCAAAATCCCAAATAACTTGGAAGCATCTCAACTTTCTAATAGTTTCAACGAATCTGATCTGGCAACACAAAGTCGTAGACATCATTGATCAGAATTACATGAACAAATTAGGCCTCGATGCCTTGAATGTTGTCTTAAGCTTCCTAGTTGGTGGCCTAACCTTCTTGAACACCAACGGGAACTTGATTTTGGAATCATGAAATTGCTTGGTATTCTCTCTCTTGCAAAGCGTGTCAGGTATGGTAGCTGTCTTGATGATCTGAATGCAAGGAGACCTTACCCTATGGCGAGAAGCCATCTCGTCATACATCTGCTCAACGGCACCATTAAGAGTGGTGTCCCGGTATTCCTTGTACATATTGTGGTAACCAGTTCTGCTCTGGTACCGCAACCAAATTCCATAGTTCTCGACAGTGGTAGGATTCCTCTCAAAAATCTGCAATTcaaattcattaaaaataaataaaaatcagccacatcatATATTGCTGGAAAAAAAATTACAAAGCACTCAAATAAGAATTGATTTCACCAGACACTGACAGTCATAATAAATTCAGTAGTATATAAATCATCGGCATCATAGATTTCTGGAAAAAAACTACAAAGCACTGACAACAAGATTTGATTTCGCCAGACATTGACATTCATAATAAATTTGGTAGTAcataaaaaatctaaaaacttcTAGGATAGATGTAGCACAAAGAAGTAACAGAAAAGGAAACTACATTAATGGAACTCATAATACTCTGAGGACTGAGATGGGGTGGGGGGAAAAAAAAGATCTATAGTCATTCTACATGCTGACATCATGCAGCCACTAAGCTTTACCTAAAGCCCATTATCAATGTTCTTATTAACAGTCTTCATATGTTAGTAGTTCCACTGTTTTAGGAGCTTCTTATGACATCTTTTCTATATATAAGAGGAGCAGCAATGGACAGAACTTTCAACACAGTTAGCCTTCTGTGCTGTTAGAACTTAGCATTAATCTTCTGTAGTGTTAGAACTAAACATTATTGAAGGACATCAGAAGGGTTTTTATAGGTAAAAGAAAGGGCTGAATCCCATCTTGATGCAGGATGAGTAAAACTAACCTGGGATGCATCGATTTCAgcattcaacatataaaatcaatcatatgcacataataaattcagaaaattcaGATTAGCAATGCAAAGAAAGGGCCTAGGCTATCACATACGAAGATATAAAGTATTacgagagtggcccacttggaagtagggacttcgaATTTAGCGTGGGTAGTGCAACGACCACGTGAGAAAGCAATGACACCAATCAAATCAGGTTTGGGGAatggattcattttttttaaaaatcaaatcttcGTTGGGATTTTGGGGTTTTGGGATTGAGATTTGGGGAATTAGGAATTAAGTAGGGTTTTGGTATGTGCGTGTTCACGTGTGGATGGGTAGGGGGAAAGAGAAAGGACATGGATTTGGTTGGGTTTTAATGCGTTTAGAGTTGGAAGGGAAGTAGAAGAAGAAAAGTGAAATGGTGTAACTTGttggagaagagagaggaagaaaaacaCTTTGGAGAACTCCACCACCAATCAAGCTtgtacccttccacaattcaattggaatggaGGGTTTTCTCGCAAACTTTAAAAGAATAGGAACTACACCTTTTCAATggactttttttcttctttttttctctcaagTTCCATTGGGGTCTTCAAAGTGGCCCCGCGGGCCCCATCTGAAACTCATCTACCATCTACAGAGAGTTGCGCTAGTGTGGGTGGTCGCCTCCATCTCTGGTACACACAAGTAGATCCTCTAATGTCCCCATCACATGCCAAGCCAATCTCTCCGCCAAAGAAAGCTATTTTTTCAAACTATTTCCCATTCCCTCTATTCCACAACTTAAAAAAGGTACCATATACATGCATCAATTACCCAAACTCTAGGTGCATTatagatggagcatatctctaaaatcaactGATCTAGCAACaacaaccatccaattgatgtttATTAACTGACTCGTTATAAGTAAAATAGTAGGTGGTCCAAATTACAAGGCAAAATTATATGGCAATTATCATGCTCTTGGTGTAGGTTTTAGGATATACTCCATCCACGATTAGGTCAGCAATCTGGAAGATTTGGATTGGCCTACAACCATGCAATGCCAGTTCAAGAGTCACCACTACTTTTAAAATGGACTATTATAAGAATCCAGCACACCAAAAGAACAACCTACTCTTAACAACTGCTTCCCCTTCCCCCTCTTTCACAATCTGCAAATCAACTCCTTCctcccaagtgcattgcatgtAGCATTTCTCCATTATAGATTACCCCACATGTTCACTTCACATAGATACAAGGTATGGTGTTGCTTTCAGGAGTCAGTTGGCCTCATGTCaaataagtgtcaagtataaATAGTTTCAGGTCAAGGACATATATTGCAAGATACACTTGAGATTATGCATGCACCATTCCTTTAGATAATGTGCAGATATTGAGTAAAATAATAGAGTTCATTAATGCACATACAATTAAAGCCAACTTGACACACGATGCATCCAAGGGATTTGAAATGCTACACTATTTCCCGAAGTCTGATTCACCTAGGTTAAATAAATAGCCTGTTCCAACATTGGAATGTTCTGGAAATTATAAATTGGTAATGTCAAGTGTGGTATGTCATCCCAAGAATTTGTTGGCCAAtgaattaatccattcaagccaatcttcgtcgaacttctgagagataattctgtgctccatctaagctaagtgtgcttatttaatattctctttccttaactttatttaattgattttgtttctgctattccaatctaatttgataagaggaattgttattccctttctttggaatcaaaatcaattaaggcaagccctatttggtttaatttaaaatctattagaattagaaccattgtaattgagtactggacattgaacttggacattcaatcatctactctgatttggttctaccgggctgctacaacgaaggagataatcaggtattttacatttaattgtaaattcctttctgttttggtttctttcaagatttgccagaaaaatcttgttgtattggttatctgaggagagccaggaaaactcagaagtggagttttttaattgtgtaagcccacagacaaagacacaattgtaaaggttttgggtgaacctgggaaaacctattttgttagtgaacgctaatatcccctgtgtgaggatattaggagtggagtagcattctgtgtggctgttgtttaacagttggtgaacacacaggcgaaccactataatcccttgtgttgtggttgaatgatttatacttctgatctttaattattcttttgtgggatgtatgtatggtggtgaatgttgtaatcatttaattcaagcattgtgagaattttgtaatagtttagaatttattttctgttattcctttatcaacttgatattcaatttcctttaaaagttattccagcaaggttgccctgccatttttatgatggctgtccctagaacaatacatttgtgattacaatttattttaattcagtttgcatttatttctgtattcctcttcggtttgagatttgatgcaaagatctttctagaaataaggttgtcctaccataaactctggtttttggtgtaaggttgtccttagaacaacatttgtatcaacctttcaagatctaaattttgaggctgttttactttcctgcattgtgatttactttggctatcatattctttttaattccgctgttataagttttatttggcattgtcctattcaccccccctctcgaACCATGGTTCAACAATCCAAACAGTCAAGTGAAGAGCAATGTCGCAAAAATCTCCAAGCCAGGAGCCCAACCTTTCAACCATTGGAATATGTTCTGCGggcactggttttttttttttctcaacttGCATTAAACGTTAAGATCAAATGCGTAAATGCAAGGCATACCAACAAGCAGTGGCATGTATCATTTTTGTAACTGAGGTGTATCACTTAATGTGGAATTTCTATGgcatatatcaaaattttcccATATCAAACAAAATCTTGAGAAAGTTGGTTCATGAAAACAAAAGACCTAGAATACCCAAATAAGGATGTTCATATGGATAGGTTAGTGTTATCAAAATTGTACCATTCAATTCATATCGTATCATATGGGTGTACAATTTGAATCGTACACCCAAATCGCAAATTCCAAATAATCGTAGGAATAGCATTGAATCGTATGATAATCATATCGAATCATATGAATCGTACGATAATTGTAGATTACATAAATGGGCCCAAAATTACTTAAAATCAAATTTTATagtttttattcaatttttttctttcttctttgtaCCATTTTGCTCATAAAACATTAAAAAGGCCTCCACTATTAAATatatcctctctttttttcttttgaaagagaGGCAAGAGAAAATTTagggattttgatattcaaaaacccaaaacaaagaaatcaagatacTATTCACAATGGAATTGATtgccattttttctaacatgattgCACACTTAAGAAAGGTACAAAAGAATAAAATTATTCAGGACTCTTTTATGTTCTTTAAGGTAAATTTTTCAaaagacaacaaaagaaaacaaaggaaaaaagaaaagaattctttaatatcatgatatgtataccatatacattttctcaattgataatatcatgataggAATTACTTTTTCGGTACatgttgatgggaaatggataattgatgagtttttaatcttttttaatttacttatcatttgtttttatatgtatatttttataATCAGAAAAAACTTACAATTTACAGTATGATTTGCGATTCGATATGACTCAACCTCTTTTACAATTTGTTAAaagataacgattttgacaacattggataGGTGTACCAAGAAGAGGAACACATCTCAAAAGGTTAAGGATAGAAATGTGCATAAGAGCACCCCATACGTGTAATGCTATTTACAttgaaatatttttgtttttttaccaaAACCACCTGAGCTAGTGATTCATAGTTTTATCGAACAACATATTATTTATTGGTGTTTTAGCATCAATCAAACTGTTAATGTTCGCAATGTTTAAACATGCATTGATTATATAGCATCTACATCCATACATATATGGGGACAATAATGTAATGAAAAATGTCATGttgcaaaagagaaaaagagagaaggaaaaaccAAAACTAATACAATAAGATTCAATTAAAAAATATCAGGCAAATGTCCTAAATAATACCAAGTACTAGTATCGGTCTCGTGCCAGATTGGTTGAGCACATACAAATATTTGGTATCAAAGGCAGCAATTACAATGGGAAACAAGGCTGTAAGGCTGTAAAGTAGAGTGAAAAAATATAATAGACAAAATGGAACATCCAGATTAAACAAATGTCACACCACCAAAGTTGTGCTAGAGATACAGAAAAATAATAGGATCTAGCAAAAGGTACAACCAACCGGACATTGTTGTTGATGGATTGAACATGACCCC is drawn from Magnolia sinica isolate HGM2019 chromosome 5, MsV1, whole genome shotgun sequence and contains these coding sequences:
- the LOC131245576 gene encoding large ribosomal subunit protein eL20 isoform X1; the encoded protein is MVSFRFHQYQVVGRALPSATDEHPKIYRMKLWATNEVRAKSKFWYFLRKLKKVKKSNGQVLAINEIFERNPTTVENYGIWLRYQSRTGYHNMYKEYRDTTLNGAVEQMYDEMASRHRVRSPCIQIIKTATIPDTLCKRENTKQFHDSKIKFPLVFKKVRPPTRKLKTTFKASRPNLFM